A single genomic interval of Nonomuraea rubra harbors:
- a CDS encoding cupin, producing the protein MTVTPFDLFASPLHLHQGGITRSGDRPPDGWQLTAFHAKTDADVHADQWEVHPEADEIVSCLIGKFRLYLRPERPGQQEEEIRLTAGTAAIVPRGRWHRIELDIPSNIMAVTLPRDSRLERRTERETGQASNRRRPQN; encoded by the coding sequence ATGACCGTCACCCCGTTCGATCTCTTCGCCTCCCCTCTCCACCTCCATCAAGGCGGCATCACCCGCAGCGGGGACCGTCCGCCGGACGGCTGGCAGCTCACGGCCTTCCACGCGAAGACCGACGCCGACGTCCACGCCGACCAGTGGGAGGTCCACCCGGAGGCGGACGAGATCGTCTCCTGCCTCATCGGCAAGTTCCGCCTCTACCTCCGGCCCGAGCGGCCGGGACAGCAGGAGGAAGAGATCAGGCTGACGGCCGGGACCGCCGCCATCGTGCCGCGCGGCCGGTGGCACCGCATCGAGCTGGACATCCCCAGCAACATCATGGCCGTCACCCTGCCCCGCGACAGCCGCCTGGAAAGGCGTACCGAACGAGAGACGGGACAAGCGAGCAATCGCCGACGCCCGCAGAACTGA
- a CDS encoding GNAT family N-acetyltransferase, producing the protein MSDDQHLTLRPATTRDVPALLALMDAILTWLVARGRTEQWGTVPFSRLPGFPELFTGWTSQGAITTAERGGTCVGLLALAPAPPPYIPPGLIPGGAVFIHTIMSARGPAGHGVGHALLEEAARRAGAQGAPALALDHWAGSAELDQIYDKHGFVKTGEYEDDQDGGPAKLNTVRVRHLLPH; encoded by the coding sequence ATGTCGGACGACCAGCACCTCACCCTGCGCCCGGCCACGACACGGGACGTCCCCGCCCTGCTCGCACTCATGGACGCCATCCTCACCTGGCTCGTCGCCCGAGGCCGCACGGAGCAGTGGGGCACGGTGCCGTTCTCCCGCCTCCCCGGCTTCCCCGAGCTTTTCACGGGCTGGACGTCCCAGGGCGCCATCACCACGGCCGAACGAGGCGGCACCTGCGTGGGCCTCCTGGCCCTGGCTCCCGCACCCCCGCCGTACATCCCACCGGGGCTGATCCCCGGCGGAGCGGTGTTCATCCACACCATCATGTCCGCCCGCGGCCCCGCCGGGCATGGAGTAGGCCACGCCCTCCTGGAGGAAGCCGCCCGCCGAGCCGGCGCACAAGGAGCACCGGCCCTGGCCCTGGACCACTGGGCCGGAAGCGCCGAGCTGGACCAGATCTACGACAAGCACGGCTTCGTCAAGACCGGCGAGTACGAGGACGACCAGGACGGCGGGCCCGCCAAACTCAACACCGTACGAGTCCGCCACCTCTTACCCCACTGA
- a CDS encoding helix-turn-helix transcriptional regulator: MRADRLVSLVLLLRQHGRLSATALARELEVSTRTVLRDIEALSAAGVPVYAERGRHGGFALLPGFRTELTGLNHDEALALLVAGSRRGAQAFGLGSALASAMLKVVDALPESYRHTAAGAAERLLIDPETDLLSRRLIDEEVPDDVVAEVLRAVFAGHKLRIHYAAAGQSPQWRTVDPIGLVTVRDRGYLLATRSGADRTYRLSRILAAEELPEPAQRPDRVDLDRAWQERSTRFRTGGDQVAALVRLNPVRREDLVGTALAVLAEETDPDGWLRLEVTFQDSRHAEWALWQLGTSAEALAPQWLRDSLRDRATAIATRYGAPSRPSP, from the coding sequence GTGCGTGCCGACCGGCTGGTCTCCCTGGTGTTGCTGCTGCGGCAGCACGGCAGGCTGTCCGCGACGGCGCTGGCCCGCGAGCTGGAGGTGTCCACCCGCACGGTGCTGCGCGACATCGAGGCGCTGTCCGCCGCGGGCGTCCCGGTCTACGCCGAACGCGGCCGGCACGGCGGTTTCGCGTTGTTGCCGGGTTTCCGGACCGAGCTCACCGGGCTGAATCATGACGAGGCGCTGGCCCTGCTGGTCGCCGGATCGAGGAGGGGCGCGCAGGCGTTCGGGCTGGGCTCGGCGCTCGCTTCGGCGATGCTCAAGGTGGTCGACGCGCTGCCCGAGAGTTACCGGCACACCGCGGCGGGCGCGGCCGAGCGGCTGCTCATCGACCCGGAGACCGACCTCCTCTCGCGGCGGCTGATCGACGAGGAGGTGCCGGACGACGTCGTGGCCGAGGTCCTGCGCGCGGTGTTCGCCGGGCACAAGCTGCGCATCCACTACGCGGCCGCGGGCCAGAGCCCGCAGTGGCGCACGGTCGACCCGATCGGCCTGGTCACCGTACGCGACCGGGGCTACCTGCTGGCCACCAGGTCCGGCGCGGACCGTACGTACCGGCTGTCGCGGATCCTGGCCGCCGAGGAACTGCCCGAACCCGCACAGCGACCCGACCGGGTCGATCTGGACCGGGCGTGGCAGGAACGCAGCACGCGGTTCCGGACGGGCGGCGACCAGGTCGCCGCGCTGGTACGGCTGAACCCGGTGCGGCGGGAGGACCTGGTGGGCACCGCGCTGGCCGTCCTCGCCGAGGAGACCGACCCGGACGGCTGGCTGCGGCTGGAGGTGACCTTCCAGGATTCGCGACACGCCGAGTGGGCGCTGTGGCAGCTCGGCACGAGCGCGGAAGCCCTGGCCCCGCAGTGGTTGCGCGACTCCCTGCGTGACCGCGCCACCGCCATCGCGACCCGCTACGGAGCGCCGTCCCGCCCCTCGCCCTGA
- a CDS encoding MarR family winged helix-turn-helix transcriptional regulator → MIDAVTKAVQDLQDATDVLDERAARRLAINRTDLRCLSRLSTHGPLTASELATAAGLTGGAMTTVIDRLERAGLAERRRDAADRRRVLVRLTERAERMSAEIWGPVLADAQVELGRFSLAELAVIERFLSLALKNQQEHAERLRGAVPGAG, encoded by the coding sequence TTGATCGATGCCGTGACCAAGGCCGTGCAGGATCTGCAGGACGCCACCGATGTGCTGGATGAGCGGGCCGCGCGGCGCCTGGCCATCAACCGGACGGATCTGCGCTGTCTGAGCCGGTTGAGCACGCATGGGCCGCTGACGGCGAGTGAGCTGGCGACCGCGGCCGGGCTCACCGGGGGCGCGATGACCACGGTGATCGATCGGCTGGAGCGGGCGGGGCTGGCCGAGCGGCGCCGCGATGCCGCGGACCGCCGGCGTGTCCTCGTCCGGCTGACCGAGCGTGCGGAGCGGATGAGCGCGGAGATCTGGGGGCCCGTGCTGGCGGATGCGCAGGTCGAGCTGGGGAGGTTCAGCCTGGCCGAGCTGGCCGTGATCGAGAGGTTTCTGTCGCTGGCGCTGAAGAATCAGCAGGAGCACGCGGAGCGCTTGCGAGGGGCCGTCCCAGGCGCCGGGTAA
- a CDS encoding ABC transporter ATP-binding protein, whose translation MIRTLLNLLGPDHAPPVRRTIALMTATAVAEGLSYALLVPVLRALFGNTPADARPWLVAFGAAVTAYAALRYTSDLSGFRVGTTLLRGVYHRFGDHLARLPLGWFTARRVGEVSVLAGQGVLQAMSVLAHLLAPFISAAVTPLTIVVVMLAYNRPLGLAALVAVPVVAAVQVWTGRATAAGDAERAERGDEATARVVEYLQAQPVLRSGGRTGERFQALDEALTGLQHAARRSILSALPGVLGLSLMVQAIFTALLTLGAYLALGGQAGAAELIAILVLAARCADPVLSLADSGGELRAARFELARLDAVLRTEPLPEAPEPVQPARHDVEFAFVTFRRNGRTVLDEVSLSVPEGRRLAVVGPSGAGKSTLLQLLARFHDVDAGAVRVGGVDVRAIATDDLMARIAVVFQDVYLFDGTIEENVRLGRPGASDSEVRAAAAAARLDEVVERLPGGWSANVGEGGALLSGGERQRVSIARALLKNAPIVLLDEVTSALDPINEAAVHEGIDRLMAGRTVVMVAHRLRTVQRADRIAFLDGGRIAESGTHEELLRRNARYAGFWTASLPLPLPPATERLRAATDHLGPATDHLRPATDHRRKDAPA comes from the coding sequence GTGATCCGCACCCTTCTGAACCTGCTGGGACCCGATCACGCCCCTCCGGTACGCCGCACCATCGCCCTGATGACGGCGACCGCGGTGGCCGAGGGCCTGTCCTACGCGCTGCTGGTCCCGGTGCTGCGGGCGCTCTTCGGGAACACGCCTGCCGACGCCCGGCCGTGGCTGGTCGCGTTCGGGGCCGCGGTCACCGCCTACGCCGCGCTGCGCTACACCAGCGATCTGTCCGGATTCCGGGTCGGCACCACGTTGCTGCGTGGCGTCTACCACCGCTTCGGCGACCACCTGGCCCGGCTGCCGCTCGGCTGGTTCACCGCCCGCCGCGTCGGGGAGGTGTCGGTCCTGGCCGGCCAGGGCGTGCTGCAGGCGATGAGCGTGCTGGCACATCTGCTGGCCCCGTTCATCTCCGCCGCGGTGACCCCGTTGACGATCGTCGTCGTGATGCTCGCCTACAACCGGCCGCTGGGGCTGGCCGCGCTGGTCGCCGTACCCGTCGTGGCGGCGGTGCAGGTCTGGACGGGACGCGCGACCGCCGCCGGCGACGCCGAACGCGCCGAACGCGGAGACGAGGCCACCGCGAGGGTCGTCGAATACCTCCAGGCCCAGCCGGTGCTGCGGTCCGGCGGCCGGACCGGCGAACGCTTCCAGGCGCTCGACGAGGCGCTGACCGGGCTCCAGCACGCGGCCCGCCGTTCGATCCTGTCGGCGCTGCCCGGCGTCCTGGGCCTGTCGCTCATGGTGCAGGCGATCTTCACCGCGCTGCTGACCCTGGGCGCGTACCTGGCGCTCGGCGGGCAGGCCGGCGCGGCCGAGCTGATCGCGATCCTGGTGCTCGCGGCCCGCTGCGCCGACCCGGTGCTGTCGCTGGCGGACAGCGGCGGCGAGCTGCGCGCCGCCCGCTTCGAGCTGGCGAGACTGGACGCGGTCCTGCGCACCGAGCCGCTGCCCGAGGCCCCCGAGCCGGTCCAGCCGGCCCGCCACGACGTGGAGTTCGCCTTCGTGACGTTCCGGCGGAACGGCCGCACGGTGCTCGACGAGGTGTCGCTGTCCGTGCCGGAGGGCCGGCGGCTCGCCGTCGTCGGCCCGTCGGGCGCGGGCAAGAGCACCCTGCTGCAGCTGCTCGCCCGCTTCCACGACGTGGACGCGGGCGCGGTGCGGGTGGGCGGCGTGGACGTGCGCGCGATCGCCACCGACGACCTGATGGCCAGGATCGCCGTCGTCTTCCAGGACGTCTACCTCTTCGACGGCACCATCGAGGAGAACGTCCGGCTGGGGCGCCCCGGCGCCTCCGACTCCGAGGTCCGCGCGGCGGCGGCCGCCGCGCGGCTGGACGAGGTGGTCGAGCGGCTGCCCGGCGGGTGGTCGGCAAACGTCGGCGAGGGCGGCGCGCTGCTGTCCGGCGGCGAACGCCAGCGGGTCTCGATCGCCCGGGCGCTGCTGAAGAACGCGCCCATCGTGCTGCTGGACGAGGTCACCTCCGCCCTGGACCCGATCAACGAGGCGGCCGTGCACGAGGGCATCGACCGGCTCATGGCGGGCCGGACCGTGGTGATGGTCGCCCACCGGCTGCGCACCGTCCAGCGCGCCGACCGCATCGCCTTCCTCGACGGCGGCCGGATCGCGGAGTCAGGCACCCACGAGGAACTGCTGCGCCGCAACGCCCGCTACGCCGGCTTCTGGACCGCCTCCCTGCCTCTTCCTCTGCCCCCGGCAACGGAGCGCCTGCGCGCGGCAACAGACCACCTCGGCCCGGCAACAGACCACCTTCGCCCGGCAACAGACCATCGCAGGAAGGACGCCCCGGCATGA
- a CDS encoding GNAT family N-acetyltransferase yields the protein MEDLGPVAWPPEPIRTERLVLREPEPRDRATFVELLASPEVHTYLGGPRSRDELERDLPVVPGQWPGSFVVELDGSMIGNILLRRATVHRRPAAVGKADLGYLFLPRAWGFGYATEACAAALGWLAGVLPGEPVVLTTQSANVGSMRLAAKLGFTEVERFEAWGAEQWLGMRSPAATAS from the coding sequence ATGGAAGATCTGGGACCTGTGGCCTGGCCGCCCGAGCCGATCAGGACCGAGAGGCTCGTGCTCCGTGAGCCCGAGCCCCGGGACCGTGCGACGTTCGTCGAGCTGCTCGCCTCGCCAGAGGTGCACACCTACCTCGGCGGTCCCCGGTCCCGGGACGAGCTCGAGCGGGATCTGCCCGTGGTGCCCGGGCAGTGGCCCGGGAGCTTCGTCGTCGAGCTCGACGGATCGATGATCGGCAACATCCTGCTCCGGAGGGCGACGGTGCACCGTCGCCCGGCCGCCGTGGGGAAGGCCGATCTCGGCTACCTGTTCCTGCCCCGGGCGTGGGGATTCGGATACGCCACCGAGGCGTGCGCGGCGGCACTCGGGTGGCTCGCCGGCGTGCTGCCCGGCGAGCCGGTGGTGCTCACCACCCAATCCGCCAACGTCGGCTCGATGCGTCTGGCGGCGAAGCTGGGGTTCACCGAGGTCGAGCGGTTCGAGGCCTGGGGCGCCGAGCAGTGGCTCGGCATGAGGTCCCCGGCCGCCACCGCCTCGTAG
- a CDS encoding RidA family protein translates to MERTAVNPWAWSVELGYNQGEVVSGHTRTLYCSGQTAMSADGKPQHAGDMAAQLALSLDNLEAVLGEAGMSLANLVRLNVYATDVDRLFEHYGVLAARLGAAGVAPSTTMLGVTRLAIPDLMVELEGTAVA, encoded by the coding sequence ATGGAGCGAACGGCGGTCAACCCGTGGGCGTGGTCGGTGGAGCTCGGGTACAACCAGGGTGAGGTCGTCTCCGGGCACACCCGGACCCTGTACTGCTCCGGGCAGACCGCGATGAGCGCCGACGGCAAGCCCCAGCACGCCGGCGACATGGCCGCGCAGCTGGCGCTGAGCCTGGACAACCTGGAGGCCGTGCTCGGCGAGGCCGGCATGTCACTGGCGAACCTCGTCCGGCTCAACGTCTACGCCACCGACGTGGATCGGCTCTTCGAGCACTACGGGGTGCTGGCGGCGCGGTTGGGGGCCGCCGGGGTGGCGCCGTCCACCACGATGCTCGGGGTGACGCGGCTGGCAATCCCCGACCTGATGGTGGAGCTGGAAGGCACCGCCGTGGCGTGA
- a CDS encoding class I SAM-dependent methyltransferase, giving the protein MLRAFRLAWPPGTKVFELDFADVLAFKAAVLDGSGATAACHRVEVATDLRQDWPRALAESGFNPGLPAAWLAEGIPPRSIPPAPTPAGAGWPRHTSRNLAKRPLDVLAIETESAPCVNTTCRVQAHRASQARP; this is encoded by the coding sequence ATGCTCCGCGCGTTCAGGCTCGCCTGGCCGCCCGGCACCAAGGTCTTCGAGCTGGACTTCGCCGACGTGCTCGCATTCAAGGCAGCCGTGCTCGACGGCAGCGGCGCGACCGCCGCGTGCCACCGCGTCGAGGTCGCCACCGACCTGCGCCAGGACTGGCCGCGCGCGCTGGCGGAGTCCGGCTTCAACCCGGGGCTGCCGGCCGCCTGGCTGGCCGAGGGCATCCCCCCGCGTTCGATCCCACCCGCGCCGACGCCGGCCGGGGCTGGCTGGCCACGGCACACCTCCCGAAACCTCGCTAAGAGGCCCCTCGACGTGCTGGCCATCGAGACCGAGTCCGCCCCTTGCGTCAACACCACCTGCCGCGTTCAGGCCCATCGCGCATCTCAAGCACGGCCCTGA
- a CDS encoding Tn3 family transposase, whose product MQIPRHHRWLPWGLIAQTRAVGLPCHAGGRPGGIATNRREELEMSVLCPRILQAALVYINTLMLQDILADLTWAQLLKPADRRGLTPLFWQHVQPYGEVRLDVAKRLPLGGEPASGQSEDQGRA is encoded by the coding sequence GTGCAGATTCCGAGACATCACAGATGGCTACCTTGGGGGCTCATCGCACAAACCCGAGCGGTGGGCCTACCATGCCATGCTGGAGGTCGGCCGGGCGGCATCGCCACCAACCGGCGCGAGGAGCTGGAGATGAGCGTCTTGTGCCCGCGCATCCTGCAGGCCGCGCTCGTGTACATCAACACCCTGATGCTCCAGGACATCCTCGCCGACCTCACATGGGCCCAGTTGCTCAAGCCCGCCGACCGGCGCGGGCTGACCCCGCTGTTCTGGCAGCACGTCCAGCCCTACGGCGAGGTACGGCTGGACGTCGCCAAGCGGCTGCCCCTCGGCGGAGAACCGGCGTCGGGCCAGTCCGAAGATCAGGGCCGTGCTTGA
- a CDS encoding ABC transporter ATP-binding protein yields MRLPRSGGFLALAGWPHLAALTLLELFLLVEPTAVALVTGELVGRLAQGAAGQGPAGMGTMLALLGALLVIGNVLRATSRPLAERAGRRIDAAVREELTARVLALPTLDRVEDAVLQDELTTMRSPLLTWTDEGIGAAAVGRFRAGLTMAGLVTAMLVLSSVVWWWGPATAAVALLLGRLRARRWREFFAVVSGTMPAALRGRAWSDMLSDSRDAKEVRIFGLTGWLERHAEENIADAVRQVTGARLALLRRELSVFLGWAVTASVVYVAVASSGEVSVGRIAAVIGAVSAMFVISMSSQDQDMAEAAAPAIDAVTRIRALAPGLEPPPAPDGTGEVALRDVRFGYGQAPVLEGVTLTLRRGEVIAVVGVNGAGKTTLAKLLTGQYRPDGGTVVIEPSAYAVYQDFNRYELSAYDNVRIAAPEATREQVEAAALAVGATELIERLPRGWETVLSPKYDGGGDLSGGQWQKIALARAALAAACGARLLVLDEPTANLDIEAELDAFDRIRQVRGRAAVVLISHRFSTVRRADRIVVLSGGRITEEGTHDELLAASGEYARMFDLQARQFKEST; encoded by the coding sequence ATGCGCTTACCACGCAGCGGCGGCTTCCTCGCGCTGGCCGGCTGGCCGCACCTGGCGGCCCTGACCCTGCTCGAACTGTTCCTCCTGGTGGAGCCCACCGCGGTGGCCCTGGTGACGGGAGAGCTGGTGGGCCGCCTGGCACAGGGCGCGGCAGGCCAGGGTCCAGCCGGGATGGGGACGATGCTGGCGCTGCTTGGTGCGCTGCTGGTCATCGGCAACGTGCTTCGTGCGACGAGCCGGCCGCTCGCCGAGCGGGCGGGGCGGCGGATCGACGCGGCGGTCCGTGAGGAGCTGACCGCCCGCGTGCTCGCCTTGCCGACCCTGGACCGGGTGGAGGACGCGGTGCTCCAGGACGAGCTGACCACCATGCGGTCGCCGCTGCTGACCTGGACCGACGAGGGCATCGGCGCCGCTGCGGTGGGCCGGTTCAGGGCCGGGCTGACCATGGCGGGGCTGGTGACGGCGATGCTGGTGCTCTCCTCCGTGGTGTGGTGGTGGGGTCCGGCCACGGCCGCGGTGGCGCTGCTGCTCGGCCGCTTGCGGGCACGCAGGTGGCGGGAGTTCTTCGCCGTGGTGTCGGGCACCATGCCGGCCGCCCTGCGCGGGCGCGCATGGTCGGACATGCTGTCCGACAGCCGGGATGCCAAAGAGGTCCGGATCTTCGGGCTGACCGGCTGGCTGGAGCGGCACGCGGAGGAGAACATCGCCGACGCCGTCCGCCAGGTCACCGGCGCGCGGCTCGCCCTGCTCCGCCGGGAGCTGTCGGTCTTCCTCGGCTGGGCGGTCACCGCGTCTGTGGTGTACGTGGCGGTGGCCTCTTCCGGCGAGGTGTCGGTCGGCCGGATCGCCGCCGTGATCGGCGCGGTCTCCGCCATGTTCGTCATCTCCATGTCGAGCCAGGACCAGGACATGGCCGAGGCCGCGGCGCCCGCCATAGACGCCGTCACCCGCATCCGCGCCCTCGCCCCCGGCCTGGAGCCGCCGCCCGCACCGGACGGCACGGGCGAGGTCGCCCTCAGGGACGTGCGGTTCGGGTACGGGCAGGCGCCCGTGCTGGAGGGCGTCACGCTGACCCTCCGACGGGGCGAGGTGATCGCGGTCGTGGGCGTGAACGGCGCGGGCAAGACCACGCTGGCAAAGCTGCTCACCGGCCAGTACCGCCCGGACGGCGGCACCGTCGTCATCGAGCCGTCGGCGTACGCCGTCTACCAGGACTTCAACCGGTACGAGCTGAGCGCGTACGACAACGTCAGGATCGCCGCGCCGGAGGCGACGCGGGAGCAGGTCGAGGCGGCGGCCCTCGCGGTGGGCGCGACGGAGCTGATCGAGCGGCTGCCCAGGGGCTGGGAGACGGTGCTCTCGCCCAAGTACGACGGCGGCGGCGACCTGTCCGGCGGCCAGTGGCAGAAGATCGCGCTGGCCCGGGCGGCGCTGGCGGCCGCGTGCGGCGCGCGGCTGCTCGTCCTGGACGAGCCCACCGCCAACCTTGACATCGAGGCCGAGCTGGACGCCTTCGACCGCATCCGTCAGGTGCGCGGGCGGGCGGCCGTCGTGCTGATCTCCCACCGGTTCTCCACCGTGCGCCGGGCGGACCGGATCGTGGTGCTGTCCGGCGGCCGGATCACCGAGGAGGGCACGCACGACGAGCTGCTCGCTGCTAGCGGGGAGTACGCCCGGATGTTCGACCTCCAGGCCCGGCAGTTCAAGGAGAGCACATGA
- a CDS encoding ABC transporter ATP-binding protein — MRFTELRTLLGECLRHQPGRTWLLLVLTPLGAVTPGLTALGLQWIVDGVLTGDRPTIVGGAICAATAGAFALAGSRVVQVQTGLVANEVGTVLGRRTMRWCATLPTTAHLEDTESLRRIEQIRGLGPRTVSFGLNCLSVAQSGLWLVITTVLLARVHPVLLALPLFAVPSILLTRTTSRRMEAASAATTERNRAEQHLFTLITEANSAKELRLGASGGYAAGIARRLRDERAAILGRATLAVGALTLIGSLVFVAAFLGALLLTARLALSGTVTPGALLLVATLGGQIRGQLDLLSQALTRTARGLTMTGDYLWLRDLHAASSGGTLAPPDRLSDGITLTGVDFSYGGPPVLRAIDLHLPAGATVALVGDHGSGKTTLVKLLCGFHRPVAGTLTVDGTPLGELDSEAWRERVTSAFQDFSRFPFLAREAVGVGDLPRIDQIGEAAEKGGAAQVFARLPEGGETRLGKALGDGVELSGGQWQKIALSRAFMRGTPLLAVLDEPTAALDAAAEYEVYQRYAQAARQWQEATGGITLLVSHRFATIRMADLIVVLDGGRIIECGTHAELVALGGRYAHLYDLQASAYR, encoded by the coding sequence ATGAGGTTCACCGAGCTCCGCACCCTGCTGGGCGAGTGCCTGCGCCACCAGCCCGGCCGCACGTGGCTGCTGCTCGTCCTGACCCCGCTGGGCGCGGTCACGCCCGGGCTGACCGCGCTTGGCCTGCAGTGGATCGTGGACGGCGTGCTCACAGGGGACCGGCCGACCATCGTGGGCGGGGCGATCTGTGCCGCAACGGCCGGCGCGTTCGCCCTGGCAGGCAGCCGCGTCGTCCAGGTGCAGACCGGCCTGGTGGCCAACGAGGTCGGCACGGTGCTGGGGCGGCGGACCATGCGATGGTGCGCGACCCTGCCGACCACCGCGCACCTGGAGGACACCGAGTCATTGCGCCGCATCGAGCAGATCCGCGGCCTCGGCCCGCGCACCGTCTCCTTCGGGCTGAACTGCCTGAGCGTGGCCCAGAGCGGGCTCTGGCTGGTCATCACCACGGTCCTGCTGGCCAGGGTGCATCCCGTGCTGCTCGCGCTGCCGCTGTTCGCGGTGCCGTCGATCCTGCTCACACGGACGACCTCGCGCAGGATGGAGGCCGCCAGTGCCGCGACCACCGAGCGCAACCGGGCCGAGCAGCACCTGTTCACGCTGATCACCGAGGCGAACTCGGCCAAGGAGCTGCGGCTCGGCGCCTCCGGCGGGTACGCCGCCGGCATCGCGCGCCGCCTGCGCGACGAACGCGCCGCCATCCTCGGGCGCGCCACGCTCGCCGTCGGCGCCCTCACCCTGATCGGCTCTCTCGTCTTCGTGGCCGCCTTCCTCGGCGCGCTGCTGCTCACCGCCCGCCTGGCGCTGTCCGGCACGGTCACCCCCGGCGCGCTGCTGCTGGTGGCCACGCTCGGCGGCCAGATCAGGGGCCAGCTCGACCTGCTCAGCCAGGCGCTCACCCGCACCGCCCGCGGCCTGACGATGACCGGCGACTACCTGTGGCTGCGCGACCTGCACGCCGCGAGCAGCGGCGGCACGCTGGCCCCGCCGGACCGGTTGAGCGACGGCATCACCCTGACCGGCGTGGACTTCTCCTACGGCGGGCCGCCCGTCCTGCGCGCCATCGACCTGCACCTGCCGGCCGGCGCCACGGTGGCGCTCGTCGGCGACCACGGGAGCGGGAAGACGACGCTGGTCAAGCTGCTGTGCGGGTTCCACCGGCCGGTCGCCGGCACCCTCACCGTGGACGGGACACCTCTCGGCGAGCTCGACTCCGAGGCCTGGCGGGAACGCGTGACCTCGGCGTTCCAGGACTTCAGCCGGTTCCCGTTCCTGGCCCGCGAGGCCGTCGGCGTGGGCGACCTGCCCAGGATCGACCAGATCGGGGAGGCCGCGGAGAAAGGCGGCGCCGCCCAGGTCTTCGCCCGCCTGCCCGAGGGCGGCGAGACCCGCCTGGGCAAGGCGCTCGGCGACGGCGTCGAGCTGTCAGGCGGGCAGTGGCAGAAGATCGCGCTGTCGCGGGCGTTCATGCGCGGCACGCCGCTGCTGGCCGTGCTCGACGAGCCAACCGCCGCGCTGGACGCCGCCGCCGAGTACGAGGTCTACCAGCGGTACGCGCAGGCGGCCCGGCAGTGGCAGGAGGCGACCGGCGGGATCACGCTGCTGGTCTCGCACCGGTTCGCCACCATCAGGATGGCCGACCTGATCGTCGTCCTCGACGGCGGGCGGATCATCGAGTGCGGCACGCACGCCGAACTCGTCGCCCTCGGCGGCCGTTACGCCCACCTGTACGACCTCCAGGCGTCGGCCTACCGGTGA